In a single window of the Rhizoctonia solani chromosome 16, complete sequence genome:
- a CDS encoding Retrovirus-related Pol polyprotein from transposon: protein MVQRKAEEKPTAQEEELMKSPEGGPRLLKYLTQNLSLQIDSSRILRKHELAFGLDGRLGTHNTQLEIRLRPGTKEISLTPYHASPAKREVIDKQIEEWLKLGVIEPSKSAWGFPVIVVYRNSKPRLCVDYRRLNEVAVPDEYPLPKQTDILHALEGSQWLTTLDALAGFTQLTIKEEDREKLAFRCHNGHWQPTKLLFGYRNGPAEFQRVMNRILSRFLWQFALVYIDDIVIYSVEFEDHCNHLDQVLGAIEEAEITLSPKKCHIGYQSLLLLGQKVSRLGLSTHKEKTFLGMMTYFSSYIPFYSWIVAPLFKLLKKGTAWSWEEKEQQAFELAKEALASAPVMAYPIIGKPYRLYTDACDYGLGGILQQVQSSR from the exons ATGGTGCAGAGGAAAGCTGAAGAAAAGCCTACTGcacaagaagaggaattaatgaagtcgcctgaaggaggaccaagactgctgaagtacctgacccagaacctgtcccttcagatagattcttcaagaa tcttgcgcaagcatgagttagcctttggattagatggtagacttggtactcataacactcaactggaaattagactaaggccaggaactaaagaaatatctctaaccccttaccatgcttctccagctaaaagagaagtcattgacaagcagattgaggaatggcttaaacttggagtcattgagccatccaagagtgcttggggatttCCTGTCATAGTAGTCTATCGCAACAGTAAACCCAGACTATGTGTGGATTACAGACGTCTCAATGAAGTAGCTGTACCAGATGAgtatcccttaccaaaaCAAACTGACATCTTGCATGCCTTGGAAGGATCTCAATGGCTTACTACCTTAGATGCGCTAGCTGGTTTCACTCAGCTAACCATTAAGGAggaagacagagagaaacttgctttcagatgtcacaacggccattggcaacctaccaaactactctttggatataggaatggaccagcagagttccagcgtgtcatgaataggatactttcaagatttctatggcaatttgccctagtatatattgatgacatagtgatctatagtgttgagtttgaagaccattgcaatcacttagatcaagtcttaggagctattgaagaagctgaaatcaccctatctccaaagaaatgtcacattggataccaatcactactattgctaggacagaaggtatcaagattaggtctatcaacccataaggaaaaa actttcctagggatgatgacttatttctctagctatattcccttctactcatggattgtagcgcctttgttcaagcttctcaagaaaggaacagcttggtcttgggaggaaaaggaacaacaagcgtttgaacttgctaaagaggcccttgcatctgctccagtaatggcttatcctattattggaaaaccttacagattatatacagatgcatgcgactatggccttggaggaatattacagcaagtccaatcatcaagataa
- a CDS encoding Retrovirus-related Pol polyprotein from transposon, translating into MTIPASKQRDDVTGGDTWDKQDFEETTVQVEQVIAYWSRILKEAERNYSPTERKALALKEALVKFQVYLEGAEFVAITDHAALTWSKTYNNVNRRLMTWGLVFSAYPGMQIVHRAGRVHDNADPISRLRRRTPYHTSPLADQSTPLKLNMEEDPLRNLYKEINERFEEKLLRVASAFTQSYKIGNSQKPIKKWIPTPAEAISYQTTTSYSVEISINSEEITRFIEAYKKDSHFKQVMEEFKSHHNPLNPPFHQYQIGDNGLIYFIDSQEKYWLCVPRDLQVDILKENHDNLNQGAHAGYAKTYHRIASVYYWPKMARSIQKYVHTCDICQKAGHRRHGPRGFLQPLPIPQQPFEVVSMDFIMDLPPSNNYNAILVIVDKLTKYGHFIPCTTQIDEVQTAQLFHDHIWCHYGLPRQEFGSTTAHHPQSDGQTEILNQTTEVAIRVFTNPAKDNWSKLLSGFAHSYNTSVHTSTQQTPAFLLRGFQPLTSADLLALTSENIPRPAQESQTAEEFKESMELARSLAKDALKVAQNYQQKYYNSDKTHVTFEPGDLVLINPHSLNLLKHQSGKGNKLNMRYEGPFEVMESISPVAYRIRLPASYRIHPIINIAHLESYKASPPEFGSRPTQNIPREDFQQMPEYEVERIVEERTIKKGNKELGSTKSVGLGTAQNMIDGGQRKN; encoded by the exons atgacaattcctgcttccaagcagagagacgacgtgactgggggggatacatgggataagcaagactttgaagaaacaactgtacaagtggagcaagtcattgcttattggtcaaggattctaaaagaagcagaaagaaactactccccaacagagcgcaaagcattagccctcaaggaagcacttgtgaaatttcaggtatacttggaaggagctgaatttgttgctatcacagatcacgccgctctcacttggagcaagacttacaataatgtcaacagaagactcatgacatggggcttagtattctcagcctacccaggaatgcagattgtgcaccgcgcaggaagagtacatgacaatgcagatcctatctcaagacttaggaggagaACCCCATATCATACCAGCCCTCTGGCAGATCAATCAactccactcaagctcaatatggaggaagacccattaagaaacctctacaaggagataaatgaacgttttgaagagaaacttcttagagttgcaagcgcattcacccagagttacaaaattggaaatagccagaagcccatcaagaagtggatacccacaccggcagaagctatatcttatcaaacaactacctcatactctgtggaaatatcaataaactcagaagaaatcacaaggttcatagaagcatacaagaaggactcccattttaagcaagtgatggaagagttcaagtcgcaccacaatccactcaatccacccttccatcaataccagataggagataatggattgatctactttatagattcccaggaaaagtattggctatgtgtacctagggatctacaagtagatattttgaaggaaaatcatgataacctcaatcaaggagcacatgctggttatgctaagacatatcatcgaattgcttctgtttactattggcctaagatggctagaagcattcagaagtatgtacacacttgtgatatctgtcagaaagcaggacatcgacggcatggacccagaggattccttcaacctttacctattccacagcaaccctttgaagtagtatcaatggacttcatcatggatcttccaccaagtaacaactacaacgctatcctagttattgtggacaaactaactaagtatggacatttcatcccatgtactactcagatagatgaagtacaaacagcgcaactgttccatgatcacatatggtgtcaCTATGGTTTACCTCGGCAA GAATTCGGCAGCACCACtgcacatcatcctcagagtgatggacaaacagagataCTTAATCAAACTACAGAAGTGGCTATTAGAGTATTCACTAACCCAGCTAAGGACAATTGGAGTAAGCTTCTATCAGGATTTGCGCACTCATACAATACAagtgtgcatacatccacacaacAGACACCAGCCTTCCTACTCCGCGGATTCCAGCCTCTAACATCAGCCGACTTACTGGCTCTCACTTCTGAGAACATTCCAAgaccagcccaagaaagtcaaacagctgaagaattcaaggaatccaTGGAATTAGCACGATCATTAGCTAAGGACGCTCTCAAAGTAGCTCAGAATTATCAACAGAAATACtataattctgacaagacacatgttacctttgagccaggagatttagtcttaatcaatccccattccttaaacttactcaaacatcagtcagggaaagggaataagctaaatatgcgttatgaaggaccatttgaagtcatggaaagcatatcaccagtagcatataggataagattacctgctagctatcgcatacacccaatcattaacatagcacacttggaatcttacaaggcatcacccccagagtttggaagccgacccactcagaatatacctagagaagacttccaacagatgcctgaatatgaggtggaaaggatagtagaagaaaggacaataaagaaaggcaacaaggaatTAGGCAGTACAAAATCCGTTGGCTTGGGTACAGCTCAGAACATGATAGATGGAGGACAGAGAAAGAATTAA
- a CDS encoding RNase H domain-containing protein has product MQQAQLLQQQIAGSPSTTSSVLPTTTGAKPPNQNNLEIQANAMTTENSSNSNIGTNGTNSANGTNGANRDGNNNLIDTTCPNFNLNWVCTSPGKKVDLPAVLGITKTEKGAFWLNEEWPKLQNTSDPDWLYCQDNWGIQKGKKDADADRQTHMPTPAPTPMPTPTPAPAPAPTPTPTPTPTPTPTPTHSHSHSHSHSHSHSHSHSHPTPTPTPTPTPTPTPTPTPTPTPTPTPTPTLRPTPMQATHDPDPQLLLQAALHLSVVVAGTSLQGASSQDNAIIYNDYNNLPDGDEHLGSLTSMCASLPLDMVTNPSSGSTIISTPPSMVSNLVSNDLLPVIGSPSWPTQGHLGLTRDLFSAAESRHFMARVAARGLGRQFRQQQDLFGKEQGAEEGKKRKEEREASCNQANTFNPKSMLAQPTGPQIKNTKRKRGDELITGSAPSISTTNQLLPKRARMVLGARLPTIPGRRPLEKNLDAVNARAQQSRRQQRADRLANEGARVTPIPIFNGTITWAREQAALKTVRSWKKEWREHSESRINSRYYIPRPPALKLHPIFNTSNLGRDLKCRLVQFLTGHGSTTENTTLNFTMTSTPVEASSMSEPPPPNDPSRTPLALGQWTRTSPSSPASSRFSPGALFSRGARATDDAPCGGLLSHSPRQGIRPRYNLRVHYSAQKTITESAGQFGTQTICPQLTRQERLELIAKTCLLVSYTHSKGLIHGDIKPSNILRCSDGSLRFCDFAEATKKGSSMLPRGFTPQYAAPALLSGNPRPLTVAEDLYSLGITIWEIYTGQIPFAGVDEDTLEDLIRSGGQPDMSLIDANILALITTSLEATDKQLDPCSGHYVSDVGSVQDTKEGAMSAPRRPRALARSPKTATVGLGWQRTAHGWI; this is encoded by the exons ATGCAGCAGGCTCAACTGCTCCAACAACAGATTGCCG GTTCACCATCAACAACTTCATCTGTGCTACCAACAACTACTGGAGCCAAGCCACCAAATCAGAACAATTTGGAAATCCAGGCAAATGCTATGACTACTGAGAACAGTAGCAACAGCAACATTGGTACAAATGGCACAAACAGTGCAAATGGTACAAATGGTGCAAACAGGGATGGTAACAACAACCTTATAGATA CAACTTGCCCAAACTTCAATCTGAATTGGGTGTGCACAAGTCCAGGTAAGAAGGTTGACCTCCCTGCAGTACTTGGGATCACCAAAACAGAGAAAGGGGCTTTTTGG CTCAATGAGGAATGGCCCAAGCTCCAAAACACCTCTGACCCAGATTGGCTGTATTGTCAA GACAATTGGGGCATCCAAAAGGGCAAGAAGG ACGCAGATGCAGACAGACAGACACACATGCCCACACCTGCGCCCACACCCATGCCCACACCCACGCCTGCTCCTGCACctgctcccactcccactcccactcccactcccactcccactcccactcccacccactcccactcccactcccactcccactcccactcccactcccactcccactcccaccccactcccactcccactcccactcccactcccactcccactcccactcccactcccactcccactcccactcccactcccactcccacacTAAGGCCTACTCCAATGCAG GCAACACATGACCCTGATCCACAATTACTGTTGCAGGCAGCTCTACATTTGTCTGTTGTGGTTGCTGGAACAAGCCTGCAAGGGGCTTCAAGTCAAGACAACGCTATTATATACAATGATTACAACAACTTACCTGATGGAGATGAACATCTTGGGTCCCTTACTTCTATGTGTGCTTCACTGCCCCTGGATATGGTCACCAACCCAAGTTCAGGCTCTACTATCATCTCAACCCCCCCATCCATGGTTTCTAACCTGGTTTCCAATGACTTGCTTCCAGTGATTGGATCCCCAAGCTGGCCAACCCAGGGACATTTGGGCCTGACCAGGGACCTTTTTTCAGCCGCAGAG TCACGCCATTTCATGGCCAGAGTTGCAGCTCGGGGACTCGGAAGACAATTCAGACAGCAACAAGATCTATTTGG CAAAGAACAAGGCGCAGAAGAAGgcaagaaaagaaaagaagaaagGGAAGCAAGTTGCAACCAAGCCAACACGTTTA accccaagtcaatgcTCGCTCAACCAACTGGCCCGCAGATCAAGAACACCAAGCGTAAACGGGGAGATGAGCTAATCACCGGGTCAGCGCCATCTATTAGTACCACTAATCAATTGTTGCCCAAGAGGGCCCGAATGGTGCTGGGA GCGCGGCTGCCAACAATCCCAGGACGACGCCCCCTCGAAAAGAACCTTGATGCGGTAA ACGCCCGGGCACAACAGAGTCGAAGGCAACAAAGAGCGGACCGATTGGCTAACGAAGGAGCTAGAGTGACTCCGATCCCAATATTCAATGGCACAATCACATGGGCAAGAGAACAAGCAGCCCTCAAGACCGTACGTTCATGGAAAAAAGAATGGCGTGAACATTCAGAGTCCAGAATCAACTCGAGATACTACATCCCCCGCCCACCTGCTCTCAAGCTACACCCGATATTCAATACCAGCAACTTAGGCAGGGACCTCAAGTGCCGCCTTGTGCAATTCCTCACAGGGCACGGATCCACTACGGAGAATACCACGCTCAATTTCACCATGACGTCGACCCCAG TCGAGGCTTCATCAATGTCTGAGCCCCCTCCGCCCAACGATCCATCGAGGACCCCGCTGGCGCTTGGCCAATGGACAAGAACCTCACCGAGCTCTCCGGCCTCCAGCCGTT TTAGTCCCGGGGCGCTCTTCTCTCGTGGCGCACGAGCTACGGATGATGCTCCTTGCGGAGGATTGCTCAGTCATTCCCCTAGGCAGGGTATTCGACCGCGGTACAATCTGCGGGTTCATTACTCCGCGCAAAAGACTATTACGGAATCAGCTGGCCAGTTCGGGACTCAAACAATATGCCCACAGCTTACTCGACAAGAGAGGCTGGAGCTGATAGCCAAGACATGCTTGCTAGTATCATATACTCATTCAAAGGGCCTGATTCATGGCGACATAAAACCATCCAATATCTTGCGCTGCTCTGATGGGTCTCTCCGCTTTTGTGACTTTGCAGAAGCGACTAAGAAAGGTAGCAGCATGCTTCCACGAGGTTTTACACCGCAATATGCGGCCCCAGCCTTGCTTAGCGGCAATCCCAGACCATTGACTGTGGCTGAAGATTTATATTCGCTTGGAATAACCATTTGGGAGATATATACCGGCCAAATTCCTTTTGCTGGGGTCGATGAGGACACACTTGAAGATTTGATCCGTAGTGGCGGTCAGCCTGATATGTCACTTATTGATGCAAACATACTTGCACTCATCACAACGTCTTTAGAGGCAACAGACAAGCAACTTGACCCATGCTCTGGTCACTATGTAAGTGATGTGGGTTCTGTACAGGATACAAAAGAGGGAGCCATGTCCGCCCCCAGGCGGCCTAGGGCATTGGCCAGGTCACCCAAGACTGCAACCGTGggcttggggtggcagagaaccgcACATGGATGGATATGA
- a CDS encoding Transposase family Tnp2 protein, with protein sequence MPRPVCKPLGKPRRRPSTEKLCYAAPAKPHAGPFPPKPKDIDHDTELYHLELKTIPELNLTHIWEQVMQAHSPLNLGDQELCSKGSHSHSTHTSKMQLDLLELGGSDLDELADVDNMEYNPATYGLLPKLFIQEQLLVKVAKLAQTTIGPDDLDTIWDFNFFVREKTAPILIIIYNFPPEIQTHLSNMICTSIIPGPHSPKDLNSFLQPLINKLVELSQGVEAIDVVNKEVFALCAHILAAFGDLPAIAKLMEFVGHNGRFPCCLCKIVNILGCTAKNTSHLYCPLYCSDNTGLDPYKLPLCTHKECLKDGYNVLQAPNNTAQANLATDCSIKGVTLLAKLLSIWIPNFFPVKAMHLVWINLIPQLADLWHKKFNGIDSGFEDYLINTLVWNSMGDIYQPNIPNPQAKALTVTPELRAQISKYLATTYEVQIGKKLALELIPNTLQQWGQMQITQGGNLIQAQGYHKLQWDSCNTSFVWYELLANQLAHLPRATPNFVPTSYYGQLQYLFKLPLKPKSVVNPSKDGSKYLILAFILEAPVVIEKAYEYRVTWYKGKLGSGEVVNALTIQCTIGQIQDNKRWWIIDRIYTCYALDEQSPGNPTLIHASNPSAQIRTPQISPTPTQNVNPTPGHESGLSENVRPLTNPRTRPPSRNPTPREIPTPGDYRHPTLEKKSDP encoded by the exons ATGCCTAGGCCAGTTTGCAAACCTCTAGGCAAGCCAAGGAGGAGACCTAGCACTGAGAAGCTTTG TTATGCAGCCCCAGCCAAGCCCCATGCTGGACCTTTTCCCCCCAAGCCCAAAGATATAGACCATGATACAGAACTGTATCATTTGGAGCTCAAGACCATACCTGAACTCAACCTAACCCATATTTGGGAACAGGTCATGCAAGCACACAGCCCGCTCAACTTGGGAGATCAAGAGCTTTGCTCCAAAGGCTCTCATTCACACAGCACGCATACCTCAAAGATGCAATTGGATTTGTTGGAGCTTGGAGGAAGTGACTTGGATGAGTTGGCAGATGTGGACAACATGGAATACAACCCTGCAACATATGGATTACTGCCCAAATTGTTCATTCAGGAGCAATTGTTGGTCAAGGTTGCTAAACTGG CTCAAACAACCATTGGCCCAGATGATCTAGATACCATCTGGGACTTTAATTTTTTTGTTAGGGAGAAGACTGCT CCAATACTTATTATTATCTACAACTTCCCCCCTGAAATCCAAACACACCTCTCCAACATGATATGCACCAGCATTATTCCTGGTCCCCACTCCCCCAAAGACCTCAACTCCTTCCTCCAGCCGCTAATCAACAAACTTGTGGAGCTGTCTCAAGGTGTTGAGGCCATAGATGTGGTTAACAAAGAGGTTTTTGCTCTTTGTGCGCATATTCTTGCAGCGTTTGGAGACTTACCAGCAATTGCAAAATTGATGGAGTTTGTAGGCCATAATGGCCGCTTCCCTTGTTGCTTATGCAAGATTGTGAATATTCTTGGTTGCACAGCCAAGAATACATCCCATCTGTATTGCCCACTCTATTGTTCAGACAACACTGGACTTGACCCCTACAAACTCCCACTCTGCACTCACAAGGAGTGCCTTAAAGATGGATACAATGTCCTCCAAGCTCCAAACAACACTGCACAGGCCAACTTAGCAACTGATTGCAGCATCAAGGGTGTGACGTTGTTGGCTAAACTCTTGTCAATCTGGATCCCCAACTTTTTCCCTGTCAAAGCTATGCATCTTGTGTGGATAAACTTGATCCCTCAGCTTGCAGACTTATGGCACAAAAAATTCAATGGAATTGATTCTGGATTTGAGGATTACTTGATCAACACGCTTGTCTGGAATTCTATGGGGGACAT ATACCAACCAAATATTCCTAACCCCCAGGCCAAGGCACTCACTGTAACTCCTGAACTACGCGCACAGATCTCCAAGTACTTGGCAACCACCTATGAAGTACAAATTGGAAAGAAATTAGCTCTAGAGCTGATTCCCAATACACTCCAACAATGGGGCCAAATGCAAATCACCCAGGGAGGCAACTTGATTCAAGCACAAGGCTACCATAAGCTACAATGGGACAGCTGCAACACATCATTTGTTTGG TATGAACTGCTGGCCAATCAACTTGCTCATCTTCCAAGAGCAACACCCAACTTTGTCCCAACTTCTTATTATGGTCAGCTTCAATATTTGTTTAAGTTGCCCCTAAAGCCCAAAAGTGTTGTCAATCCGTCAAAGGATGGATCCAAATATCTCATTCTCGCATTCATCTTGGAGGCACCAGTGGTTATTGAAAAAGCTTATGAATACAGGGTCACATGGTACAAGGGAAAGTTGGGAAGTGGGGAAGTGGTCAACGCCCTAACCATACAGTGTACTATTGGACAAATTCAAGACAACAAGCGTTGGTGGATCATTGATAGGA TTTACACTTGCTACGCGCTGGATGAGCAATCGCCTGGAAATCCAACCCTAATTCACGCATCCAACCCCAGTGCTCAAATCCGAACCCCTCAAATAAGCCCGACCCCGACGCAGAATGTAAATCCGACCCCCGGCCACGAATCCGGCCTCTCCGAAAATGTCCGACCCCTAACAAACCCAAGAACCCGACCCCCGAGCAGAAATCCGACCCCTCGAGAAATTCCGACCCCTGGGGATTACAGACATCCGACCCTCGAGAAAAAGTCCGACCCTTGA
- a CDS encoding Retrotransposon-derived protein PEG10, whose translation MLQDVTQAVESAIQCLLTAPSSTDPHTPPRRVFTVIDNTPKAPSGSGSSGNKDFLVPIKDEPDPKEKRVKLESPEPPKTTPNTSWAIPHTQEHLDLNPEQPFIRPTPVDLPSTSQAATSNPLSKGYLSAQPGETDEEKEARTLHNIATIMGRALSVPLQSTFRGLSQTPGPAQAKSKIPAPEKYDGKKGPAAKSFILDCKTYFLSNASSFLLITIYLEKLLNGDDKPTLQSWNTFEAAFLRNWSNPAAAQIAEQRLRELKQLKSASNYATEFRIIASKLEWLDPALIASFRQGLKAEVRSKLIEYTLHKNITALDKFISTACLIDDTLFEACKELRKDSNSSTSSPQRPAQGRSSNFVSKKIQEARINAGECSKCGEKSHKWEDCKNGWCLKTIECSKPESGKAAEVEELESLLQAGKV comes from the exons ATGTTGCAGGATGTTACACAAGCAGTAGAGAGTGCAATTCAGTGCCTTCTGACTGCCCCCAGCAGCACAGATCCACACACACCTCCCAGAAGAGTCTTCACAGTCATAGACAACACCCCCAAGGCCCCTTCTGGCTCAGGCAgctcaggcaacaaggacttctTAGTCCCTATCAAGGATGAGCCTGACCCAAAGGAAAAAAGGGTCAAATTGGAGTCACCAGAACCACCTAAAACAACCCCAAACACCTCCTGGGCAATCCCACACACCCAGGAACACCTTGACCTCAACCCAGAGCAGCCCTTCATCAGACCAACGCCTGTAGATCTCCCAAGCACATCtcaagcagcaacaagtaaTCCCCTAAGCAAAGGATATCTATCAGCGCAACCAGGAGAAAcagatgaagaaaaggaggcaagaacACTACACAACATTGCTACCATCATGGGCAGAGCCTTATCTGTCCCACTCCAGAGCACCTTCAGGGGACTGTCCCAAACTCCTGGCCCAGCCCAAGCAAAATCCAAAatccctgctcctgagaagtatgatggcaagaagggccctgcagccaaatcatttatcctggattgcaaaacctactTCCTTAGCAATGCTTCCTCATTCCTTCTGATCACA ATCTATTTAGAGAAGCTGCTGAATGGGGATGACAAGCCAACCTTGCAATCCTGGAATACCTTTGAAGCAGCATTCTTGCGCAACTGGAGcaatccagcagcagcacaaattgcagaacaacGCCTGCGTGAGCTCAAGCAGCTGAAATCAGCAAGCAATTATGCCACAGAGTTTAGAATCATAGCCAGCAAACTAGAATGGTTAGACCCCgccctcattgcctccttccGCCAGGGGCTCAAGGCAGAAGTCAGAAGCAAGCTAATTGAGTACACCCTGCACAAGAACATCACTGCACTGGACAAGTTCATTTCTACTGCCTGTCTAATTGATGATACGTTGTTTGAAGCATGCAAGGAGCTAAGAAAAgatagcaacagcagcaccagCTCACCACAACGCCCAGCTCAAGGGCGCTCAAGCAAttttgtttccaagaagattCAGGAAGCAAGAATAAACGCTggagaatgttccaagtgtGGGGAGAAATCTCACAAATGGGAGGACTGCAAGAATGGATGGTGCCTCAAAACAATAGAATGCTCTAAGCCTGAATCAGGAAAGGCtgcagaagtagaagagctGGAATCACTTCTCCAAGCGGGAAAAGTCTGA
- a CDS encoding Retrotransposable element Tf2 protein, with the protein MSIEPLFCAALQTNKSPLLTIDIEGITDTQTALIDSGSSANFIDPQFACSHNIPLIELDSPRSVIGIHGKQVQNPIRFKAWLVFSSQNRQFSAIFYALPLGNRNLILGTPWLKLANPDIDWTTMKVSLCLATEAQAGSINPEPQNLPVEFQEFQKVFSEEFFTTLPEHCPYDIAIDLEEDKQPPYGPIYSMTPAEREALKEHIDSELAAGKIVPTTSPAGAPLNAITIKDTYALPRQDKLIEKLRHAKIFTKLDLRNGYHNIRIKEGDEWKAAFCTALGHFAPTVMQFGLSNAPAVFMRFMNNIFHDLLDISVVVYLDDILIFSNSREEHVEHVKEKSYIGLVITPEGISMEKDKVQAIMDWLEPQNVKQVQSFLGFANFYRCFVPNFSCLARPVLDILKGR; encoded by the exons ATGTCTATAGAACCCTTGTTTTGTGCAGCCCTGCAAACCAATAAATCACCACTGCTCACTATAGACATAGAAGGAATCACAGACACTCAAACTGCTTTGATTGATTCTGGTTCTTCTGCTAACTTCATTGATCCCCAATTTGCCTGTTCTCACAACATTCCACTCATTGAATTGGATTCCCCACGCTCTGTCATTGGCATTCAtggcaaacaagtccaaaacCCCATCCGCTTCAAGGCTTGGTTAGTCTTTAGCTCTCAAAACAGGCAATTTTCCGCCATCTTCTATGCTCTTccccttggaaacagaaacCTCATCCTTGGAACCCCATGGCTCAAATTGGCTAATCCAGACATTGATTGGACCACCATGAAAGTTTCACTCTGCTTAGCTACAGAAGCACAAGCTGGCAGCATCAACCCTGAGCCTCAGAACCTCCCTGTTGAATTCCAGGAGTTCCAGAAAGTGTTCAGTGAAGAGTTCTTTACCACACTGCCAGAACATTGCCCCTATGACATTGCTATTGACCTGGAAGAAGACAAACAGCCTCCCTATGGCCCTATCTATTCTATGACCCCTGCAGAGAGAGAAGCACTCAAGGAACACATTGActcagaacttgcagctgggAAGATTGTGCCAACCACCTCACCAGCAGGAGCTCCA CTAaatgccatcacaatcaaggacacATATGCACTACCCAGACAGGACAAGCTGATTGAGAAATTGCGCCATGCTAAGATCTTCACAAAGCTGGATTTGAGGAATGGATATCACAACATcagaatcaaggaaggagatgaatggaaggctgcattttgcactgcccttggtcactttGCTCCCACAGTCATGCAATTTGGCCTTAGCAACGCCCCAGCTGTGTTTAtgcgcttcatgaacaacatatTCCATGATTTACTTGACATCTCTGTGGTTGTgtatttggatgacatcttgatcttctcaaactcaagagaagagcatgtggaacacgtcaaggaa AAGTCCTACATTGGTCTTGTGATTACTCCTGAGGGCATCTCCATGGAAAAGGACAAGGTGCAAGCAATCATGGATTGGCTTGAACCCCAAAATGTGAAACAGGtgcaatcattcctaggttttgcaaacttCTACCGTTGCTTTGTTCCCAACTTCTCTTGCTTAGCACGCCCTGTCCTGgacatccttaaggggcgttga